From the Tribolium castaneum strain GA2 chromosome 2, icTriCast1.1, whole genome shotgun sequence genome, one window contains:
- the Octbeta2R gene encoding octopamine receptor beta-2R isoform X1, with product MDNLTYLSTSTTQITKTPDQEWTHYLIVFLKATIMGSIIVVSIFGNLLVIVSVMRHRKLRIITNYYVISLAFADMLVAMFAMTFNFSVQIFDTWLFGYFMCDVWNSLDVYFSTVSILHLCCISVDRYIAIVKPLKYALSMTKNIVALMLLATWVMPAFLSFLPIFMGWYATEEHLKDRFDHPDSCEFKVNKLYAIISSSISFWIPCTIMIYMYLAIFREANKQEKDMYNRQGAALLLHQNNTNGDMLSNSGGSSKTLTLHEINQDLHHTPTKERNLNKMKREHKAARTLSIIMGTFTLCWLPFFLWYVSISLCTTCECPDMVVGILFWIGYFNSTLNPLIYAYFNKDFREAFKNTLQCVFCSLCRRPPSDLDKFDIRRPSIRYDDRTRSIYSETYLKHIDRRRSSEFGSSL from the coding sequence ATGGACAACTTAACATACCTCAGTACATCGACGACGCAAATCACCAAAACCCCCGACCAAGAATGGACCCATTACCTCATCGTGTTCCTGAAAGCCACCATCATGGGTTCGATAATCGTCGTATCGATCTTCGGCAACCTCCTTGTTATCGTGTCGGTGATGCGGCATCGCAAACTCCGCATCATCACCAACTACTATGTCATCTCGCTAGCCTTCGCCGACATGTTGGTGGCAATGTTCGCCATGACGTTTAACTTTAGCGTGCAAATCTTCGATACGTGGCTGTTCGGGTACTTTATGTGCGACGTGTGGAACTCTTTAGACGTTTACTTTTCGACAGTTTCGATCCTCCACCTGTGCTGTATCAGTGTAGATCGCTACATCGCCATCGTCAAGCCGCTCAAATACGCGCTCAGCATGACCAAGAACATCGTCGCGTTGATGCTCCTCGCCACGTGGGTGATGCCAGCCTTTTTGAGTTTCCTGCCCATCTTCATGGGCTGGTACGCGACGGAGGAGCACCTCAAAGACCGGTTCGATCATCCGGACTCGTGCGAGTTCAAAGTCAACAAGTTGTACGCGATCATTAGTAGCAGTATCTCGTTCTGGATTCCGTGCACGATCATGATCTACATGTACCTGGCGATCTTCCGCGAGGCGAACAAGCAGGAAAAAGACATGTATAATAGGCAGGGGGCGGCCTTGCTCCTCCACCAGAACAACACCAACGGTGATATGTTGTCGAACTCTGGTGGTTCTTCCAAAACGCTGACTCTTCACGAAATCAACCAGGATCTTCACCACACTCCGACCAAGGAGCGGAATCTCAACAAAATGAAGCGCGAGCACAAAGCCGCGAGGACTTTGAGTATTATCATGGGGACGTTTACGTTGTGCTGGTTGCCCTTTTTCCTGTGGTACGTCTCGATCTCGTTGTGCACCACGTGCGAATGCCCCGACATGGTCGTGGGGATCTTGTTCTGGATCGGGTACTTCAATTCGACGCTGAATCCCTTGATTTATGCCTATTTCAACAAGGACTTCAGGGAAGCGTTCAAGAACACGTTGCAGTGCGTTTTTTGTAGTTTGTGCCGCCGTCCGCCATCTGATTTAGACAAGTTCGATATCAGAAGACCGTCGATAAGGTATGATGATAGAACTAGAAGCATCTATTCGGAAACTTACTTAAAACATATTGATAGGAGGAGGAGTTCGGAGTTTGGGTCGAGTCTCTGA
- the Octbeta2R gene encoding octopamine receptor beta-2R isoform X3, whose protein sequence is MDNLTYLSTSTTQITKTPDQEWTHYLIVFLKATIMGSIIVVSIFGNLLVIVSVMRHRKLRIITNYYVISLAFADMLVAMFAMTFNFSVQIFDTWLFGYFMCDVWNSLDVYFSTVSILHLCCISVDRYIAIVKPLKYALSMTKNIVALMLLATWVMPAFLSFLPIFMGWYATEEHLKDRFDHPDSCEFKVNKLYAIISSSISFWIPCTIMIYMYLAIFREANKQEKDMYNRQGAALLLHQNNTNGDMLSNSGGSSKTLTLHEINQDLHHTPTKERNLNKMKREHKAARTLSIIMGTFTLCWLPFFLWYVSISLCTTCECPDMVVGILFWIGYFNSTLNPLIYAYFNKDFREAFKNTLQCVFCSLCRRPPSDLDKFDIRRPSISLYDLKKMNV, encoded by the exons ATGGACAACTTAACATACCTCAGTACATCGACGACGCAAATCACCAAAACCCCCGACCAAGAATGGACCCATTACCTCATCGTGTTCCTGAAAGCCACCATCATGGGTTCGATAATCGTCGTATCGATCTTCGGCAACCTCCTTGTTATCGTGTCGGTGATGCGGCATCGCAAACTCCGCATCATCACCAACTACTATGTCATCTCGCTAGCCTTCGCCGACATGTTGGTGGCAATGTTCGCCATGACGTTTAACTTTAGCGTGCAAATCTTCGATACGTGGCTGTTCGGGTACTTTATGTGCGACGTGTGGAACTCTTTAGACGTTTACTTTTCGACAGTTTCGATCCTCCACCTGTGCTGTATCAGTGTAGATCGCTACATCGCCATCGTCAAGCCGCTCAAATACGCGCTCAGCATGACCAAGAACATCGTCGCGTTGATGCTCCTCGCCACGTGGGTGATGCCAGCCTTTTTGAGTTTCCTGCCCATCTTCATGGGCTGGTACGCGACGGAGGAGCACCTCAAAGACCGGTTCGATCATCCGGACTCGTGCGAGTTCAAAGTCAACAAGTTGTACGCGATCATTAGTAGCAGTATCTCGTTCTGGATTCCGTGCACGATCATGATCTACATGTACCTGGCGATCTTCCGCGAGGCGAACAAGCAGGAAAAAGACATGTATAATAGGCAGGGGGCGGCCTTGCTCCTCCACCAGAACAACACCAACGGTGATATGTTGTCGAACTCTGGTGGTTCTTCCAAAACGCTGACTCTTCACGAAATCAACCAGGATCTTCACCACACTCCGACCAAGGAGCGGAATCTCAACAAAATGAAGCGCGAGCACAAAGCCGCGAGGACTTTGAGTATTATCATGGGGACGTTTACGTTGTGCTGGTTGCCCTTTTTCCTGTGGTACGTCTCGATCTCGTTGTGCACCACGTGCGAATGCCCCGACATGGTCGTGGGGATCTTGTTCTGGATCGGGTACTTCAATTCGACGCTGAATCCCTTGATTTATGCCTATTTCAACAAGGACTTCAGGGAAGCGTTCAAGAACACGTTGCAGTGCGTTTTTTGTAGTTTGTGCCGCCGTCCGCCATCTGATTTAGACAAGTTCGATATCAGAAGACCGTCGATAAG tctcTACGATCTTAAAAAGATGAATGTGTAA
- the Octbeta2R gene encoding octopamine receptor beta-2R isoform X2, with product MDNLTYLSTSTTQITKTPDQEWTHYLIVFLKATIMGSIIVVSIFGNLLVIVSVMRHRKLRIITNYYVISLAFADMLVAMFAMTFNFSVQIFDTWLFGYFMCDVWNSLDVYFSTVSILHLCCISVDRYIAIVKPLKYALSMTKNIVALMLLATWVMPAFLSFLPIFMGWYATEEHLKDRFDHPDSCEFKVNKLYAIISSSISFWIPCTIMIYMYLAIFREANKQEKDMYNRQGAALLLHQNNTNGDMLSNSGGSSKTLTLHEINQDLHHTPTKERNLNKMKREHKAARTLSIIMGTFTLCWLPFFLWYVSISLCTTCECPDMVVGILFWIGYFNSTLNPLIYAYFNKDFREAFKNTLQCVFCSLCRRPPSDLDKFDIRRPSIRRRSSEFGSSL from the exons ATGGACAACTTAACATACCTCAGTACATCGACGACGCAAATCACCAAAACCCCCGACCAAGAATGGACCCATTACCTCATCGTGTTCCTGAAAGCCACCATCATGGGTTCGATAATCGTCGTATCGATCTTCGGCAACCTCCTTGTTATCGTGTCGGTGATGCGGCATCGCAAACTCCGCATCATCACCAACTACTATGTCATCTCGCTAGCCTTCGCCGACATGTTGGTGGCAATGTTCGCCATGACGTTTAACTTTAGCGTGCAAATCTTCGATACGTGGCTGTTCGGGTACTTTATGTGCGACGTGTGGAACTCTTTAGACGTTTACTTTTCGACAGTTTCGATCCTCCACCTGTGCTGTATCAGTGTAGATCGCTACATCGCCATCGTCAAGCCGCTCAAATACGCGCTCAGCATGACCAAGAACATCGTCGCGTTGATGCTCCTCGCCACGTGGGTGATGCCAGCCTTTTTGAGTTTCCTGCCCATCTTCATGGGCTGGTACGCGACGGAGGAGCACCTCAAAGACCGGTTCGATCATCCGGACTCGTGCGAGTTCAAAGTCAACAAGTTGTACGCGATCATTAGTAGCAGTATCTCGTTCTGGATTCCGTGCACGATCATGATCTACATGTACCTGGCGATCTTCCGCGAGGCGAACAAGCAGGAAAAAGACATGTATAATAGGCAGGGGGCGGCCTTGCTCCTCCACCAGAACAACACCAACGGTGATATGTTGTCGAACTCTGGTGGTTCTTCCAAAACGCTGACTCTTCACGAAATCAACCAGGATCTTCACCACACTCCGACCAAGGAGCGGAATCTCAACAAAATGAAGCGCGAGCACAAAGCCGCGAGGACTTTGAGTATTATCATGGGGACGTTTACGTTGTGCTGGTTGCCCTTTTTCCTGTGGTACGTCTCGATCTCGTTGTGCACCACGTGCGAATGCCCCGACATGGTCGTGGGGATCTTGTTCTGGATCGGGTACTTCAATTCGACGCTGAATCCCTTGATTTATGCCTATTTCAACAAGGACTTCAGGGAAGCGTTCAAGAACACGTTGCAGTGCGTTTTTTGTAGTTTGTGCCGCCGTCCGCCATCTGATTTAGACAAGTTCGATATCAGAAGACCGTCGATAAG GAGGAGGAGTTCGGAGTTTGGGTCGAGTCTCTGA